Proteins encoded by one window of Mastacembelus armatus chromosome 23, fMasArm1.2, whole genome shotgun sequence:
- the LOC113142240 gene encoding amphoterin-induced protein 2-like — MCPIVSQLLCQTSFGGSHSNPATAALLLLLCLGFLPSEATCPPYCLCASDIISCSGRNLSTLPFDLPGFATRLDLSHNELTVLLPGWIPQPFDQLATLVLSRNSISRIEVNAFAVTPHLLHLDLSSNRLTLLNSSIFTGLKQLKELLLFGNQIVQIIPGAFSDLYSLQRLYLSGNRLTTFPQGIYWEPGGPRNLTFLDLSHNRLSEVPVQSLLSLTHQCGIYLQGNPLVCDCALLALLEYWIWKQYRPLVDFRGDYPCKDYSGPGPLCSEQGVWDMPVEAQAFQVEPGKWLTVPCPGLASLTEGRLEVFWITPSTVVNSTSSDPNDHLVVLPNGTLEIRGALIEDSGTYGCVAARGRHYNPYESVEVNLVVGNLSTANGLAHRSSTEHFNTAFTTLASCVISIILVLLYLYLTPCRCREGQGGGSRGCGGRAIVLCSDPREVESGQRRSNGKRVAFLEPQEENCDNGSPKTSSVNLGHVTTEGILKNGSRTVGQTLIDPAYMA; from the coding sequence ATGTGTCCCATTGTGTCACAGCTTTTATGTCAGACCAGTTTTGGGGGCAGCCATTCTAACCCTGCCACTGCAGCCTTGCTTCTCCTCTTGTGTCTTGGCTTCCTTCCCTCTGAGGCCACTTGCCCACCCTACTGCCTTTGTGCAAGTGATATAATTTCCTGCAGTGGCCGCAATCTGTCCACGCTGCCCTTTGACCTCCCGGGCTTTGCCACACGGTTGGACCTTAGCCACAATGAACTCACTGTCCTGCTTCCAGGCTGGATTCCCCAACCATTTGACCAACTTGCTACTCTGGTTTTAAGCCGAAACTCTATAAGTCGAATTGAGGTGAATGCCTTTGCTGTCACACCACATCTCCTCCACCTGGACCTCTCATCTAACCGACTGACTCTGCTGAATTCGTCCATCTTCACTGGGCTAAAGCAACTGAAAGAGCTGCTGCTCTTTGGCAACCAGATTGTCCAGATCATCCCAGGGGCCTTCAGTGATCTATACAGCCTACAGAGGCTCTACCTCTCTGGGAACAGACTGACAACTTTCCCACAGGGGATTTATTGGGAACCTGGAGGGCCTCGTAACCTGACTTTTCTTGATCTGTCACACAACAGGCTCTCTGAGGTGCCTGTCCAGAGTCTGCTGTCTCTCACCCACCAATGTGGAATTTATTTGCAGGGAAACCCTTTGGTCTGTGACTGTGCTTTACTTGCCTTGTTGGAGTATTGGATCTGGAAACAGTATCGCCCCCTAGTAGACTTCAGAGGTGACTATCCATGTAAGGATTATTCGGGCCCAGGACCTCTCTGTAGCGAGCAGGGAGTGTGGGATATGCCTGTTGAGGCACAGGCTTTCCAAGTAGAGCCTGGTAAATGGCTGACAGTACCATGCCCAGGATTGGCTTCTTTGACTGAGGGAAGGCTTGAAGTGTTCTGGATTACCCCAAGTACTGTGGTGAATTCAACAAGCAGTGATCCCAATGACCACCTAGTAGTTCTCCCCAATGGTACTCTTGAAATTCGAGGAGCACTCATAGAGGATTCTGGTACATACGGGTGTGTGGCAGCTCGTGGGCGACACTATAACCCCTACGAGTCTGTGGAGGTAAATCTGGTGGTTGGAAATTTGAGCACTGCCAATGGTTTGGCACATCGCAGCAGCACTGAGCATTTCAACACTGCATTCACCACCCTTGCTTCCTGTGTAATCAGCATCATCTTGGTGCTGCTTTACCTCTACCTCACTCCCTGTCGATGCCGGGAAGGCCAGGGTGGGGGATCAAGAGGGTGTGGTGGACGAGCCATCGTCCTTTGTTCAGACCCCAGAGAGGTAGAGTCAGGACAGCGGCGGTCAAACGGAAAGAGGGTGGCTTTCTTGGAGCCTCAGGAAGAAAACTGTGATAACGGTAGCCCCAAAACATCATCAGTGAACTTAGGCCATGTTACCACTGAAGGGATACTCAAAAATGGAAGTAGGACAGTAGGACAGACGCTCATAGACCCTGCTTATATGGCATAG
- the slc38a4 gene encoding sodium-coupled neutral amino acid transporter 4 isoform X1: protein MPGVVDRMELKKVPTEADDDSTNSLEDHYPDPIDSEKGTISSQFLDDNEDGESQKFLANGMMKKKKYEDYHEEYHPGHASFGMSVFNLSNAIMGSGILGLSFAMANTGIVLFTILLMAMAILSLYSVHLLLVTAKEGGSLIYEKLGERAFGWPGKMAAFGAIIMQNIGAMSSYLFIVKYELPEVIRAFLGLEENSGEWYMDGNYLVVFVSIGIILPLSLLKNLGYLGYTSGFSLSCMVFFLGAVIYKKSQLPCPLPFFYHNSNLSMNASDMQGLYALPNHLDQMDFSQDDASLAALGSHDAHHSIGVHVTPHPDEEEMCTPKYFVFNTQTAYTVPILAFAFVCHPEVLPIYSELKDRSRKKMQNVSNLSILAMLIMYMLSALFGYLTFYDNVEAELLHTFTKVYKFDTLLLLVRLAVLTAVTLTVPIVLFPIRSSINTLLFSKHEFSWTRHLLIAAAILVFNNLLVIFVPTIRDIFGFIGSSAATMLIFILPAAFYLRLVKSLPFRSPQKIGAAVFLVVGIIFMIGSLSLIVLDWVHNPPGSSGGH, encoded by the exons ATGCCCGGAGTCGTGGATCGTATGGAGCTGAAGAAAGTCCCCACGGAGGCTGATGACGACAGCACCAATAGCCTGGAGGACCACTACCCAGATCCCATTGACTCTGAGAAAGGCACCATCAGCAG CCAATTTCTGGATGATAATGAGGATGGAGAAAGCCAGAAGTTCTTGGCAAATgggatgatgaagaagaaaaaatatgaggATTACCATGAAGAATAT CACCCCGGACACGCTTCCTTCGGCATGTCTGTCTTCAACCTGAGCAATGCCATCATGGGTAGTGGCATCCTGGGCCTGTCCTTCGCCATGGCAAACACTGGCATTGTTCTCTTTAC AATCCTCCTCATGGCTATGGCCATTCTCTCCCTGTATTCTGTACATCTTCTCCTTGTGACGGCAAAAGAAGGGG GATCCCTTATCTATGAAAAGCTGGGAGAGAGAGCATTTGGTTGGCCTGGGAAAATGGCAGCTTTTGGAGCGATAATCATGCAGAATATTGGAG CCATGTCCAGCTACCTCTTTATTGTGAAGTATGAGCTGCCGGAGGTGATCCGAGCTTTCTTGGGCTTAGAAGAAaactctgg tgaatGGTACATGGATGGAAACTACCTGGTGGTATTCGTGTCGATTGGGATCATTCTGCCTTTGTCTCTCCTTAAAAATCTAG GATACCTGGGATACACCAGTGGATTTTCCCTTTCTTGCATGGTTTTCTTCCTGGGTGCG GTGATCTACAAGAAAAGTCAGCTGCCCTGCCCTCTTCCATTCTTTTACCACAACTCCAACCTCAGCATGAATGCCTCAGATATGCAGGGTCTATACGCACTACCAAACCACTTGGACCAAATGGATTTCTCCCAAGATGATGCTTCCCTGGCAGCCTTGGGCAGCCATGATGCTCATCACTCCATAGGCGTCCACGTCACACCTCACCCTGACGAAGAGGAGATGTGTACACCCAAATACTTTGTCTTCAACACGCAG ACTGCGTACACTGTCCCCATTCTGGCCTTTGCCTTTGTCTGCCATCCTGAAGTCCTGCCGATCTACAGCGAGCTGAAAGA CCGCAGCAGGAAGAAGATGCAGAATGTTTCCAACCTGTCCATATTGGCTATGCTCATCATGTACATGCTGTCGGCCCTGTTCGGATATCTCACCTTTTACG ATAACGTGGAAGCAGAGTTGCTTCACACCTTCACCAAGGTTTATAAATTTGACACGTTGTTGCTGCTGGTGCGTTTGGCTGTTCTGACTGCTGTCACTCTGACCGTCCCCATCGTGCTGTTCCCT ATCCGCTCTTCCATCAACACGCTTCTGTTTAGCAAGCATGAGTTCAGCTGGACTCGCCATCTGCTCATAGCTGCTGCTATTCTGGTCTTCAACAACCTGCTGGTCATCTTCGTCCCCACCATCAGAGACATCTTCGGCTTCATCG GTTCCTCAGCAGCTACCATGCTCATCTTCATCCTGCCTGCTGCCTTTTACCTCCGCCTGGTAAAATCACTGCCGTTTCGATCCCCACAGAAGATTGGG GCAGCTGTCTTCCTAGTGGTGGGAATTATCTTTATGATTGGCAGCTTGTCCCTCATCGTGCTCGACTGGGTCCACAACCCCCCTGGCTCCAGTGGCGGTCACTAA
- the slc38a4 gene encoding sodium-coupled neutral amino acid transporter 4 isoform X2, with protein sequence MPGVVDRMELKKVPTEADDDSTNSLEDHYPDPIDSEKGTISSQFLDDNEDGESQKFLANGMMKKKKYEDYHEEYHPGHASFGMSVFNLSNAIMGSGILGLSFAMANTGIVLFTILLMAMAILSLYSVHLLLVTAKEGGSLIYEKLGERAFGWPGKMAAFGAIIMQNIGAMSSYLFIVKYELPEVIRAFLGLEENSGEWYMDGNYLVVFVSIGIILPLSLLKNLGYLGYTSGFSLSCMVFFLGAVIYKKSQLPCPLPFFYHNSNLSMNASDMQGLYALPNHLDQMDFSQDDASLAALGSHDAHHSIGVHVTPHPDEEEMCTPKYFVFNTQTAYTVPILAFAFVCHPEVLPIYSELKDRSRKKMQNVSNLSILAMLIMYMLSALFGYLTFYDNVEAELLHTFTKVYKFDTLLLLVRLAVLTAVTLTVPIVLFPFGEKEHTVRLGTLLVSSSQIPKHTG encoded by the exons ATGCCCGGAGTCGTGGATCGTATGGAGCTGAAGAAAGTCCCCACGGAGGCTGATGACGACAGCACCAATAGCCTGGAGGACCACTACCCAGATCCCATTGACTCTGAGAAAGGCACCATCAGCAG CCAATTTCTGGATGATAATGAGGATGGAGAAAGCCAGAAGTTCTTGGCAAATgggatgatgaagaagaaaaaatatgaggATTACCATGAAGAATAT CACCCCGGACACGCTTCCTTCGGCATGTCTGTCTTCAACCTGAGCAATGCCATCATGGGTAGTGGCATCCTGGGCCTGTCCTTCGCCATGGCAAACACTGGCATTGTTCTCTTTAC AATCCTCCTCATGGCTATGGCCATTCTCTCCCTGTATTCTGTACATCTTCTCCTTGTGACGGCAAAAGAAGGGG GATCCCTTATCTATGAAAAGCTGGGAGAGAGAGCATTTGGTTGGCCTGGGAAAATGGCAGCTTTTGGAGCGATAATCATGCAGAATATTGGAG CCATGTCCAGCTACCTCTTTATTGTGAAGTATGAGCTGCCGGAGGTGATCCGAGCTTTCTTGGGCTTAGAAGAAaactctgg tgaatGGTACATGGATGGAAACTACCTGGTGGTATTCGTGTCGATTGGGATCATTCTGCCTTTGTCTCTCCTTAAAAATCTAG GATACCTGGGATACACCAGTGGATTTTCCCTTTCTTGCATGGTTTTCTTCCTGGGTGCG GTGATCTACAAGAAAAGTCAGCTGCCCTGCCCTCTTCCATTCTTTTACCACAACTCCAACCTCAGCATGAATGCCTCAGATATGCAGGGTCTATACGCACTACCAAACCACTTGGACCAAATGGATTTCTCCCAAGATGATGCTTCCCTGGCAGCCTTGGGCAGCCATGATGCTCATCACTCCATAGGCGTCCACGTCACACCTCACCCTGACGAAGAGGAGATGTGTACACCCAAATACTTTGTCTTCAACACGCAG ACTGCGTACACTGTCCCCATTCTGGCCTTTGCCTTTGTCTGCCATCCTGAAGTCCTGCCGATCTACAGCGAGCTGAAAGA CCGCAGCAGGAAGAAGATGCAGAATGTTTCCAACCTGTCCATATTGGCTATGCTCATCATGTACATGCTGTCGGCCCTGTTCGGATATCTCACCTTTTACG ATAACGTGGAAGCAGAGTTGCTTCACACCTTCACCAAGGTTTATAAATTTGACACGTTGTTGCTGCTGGTGCGTTTGGCTGTTCTGACTGCTGTCACTCTGACCGTCCCCATCGTGCTGTTCCCT tTTGGTGAAAAAGAACACACTGTTCGCCTTGGCACTCTGCTTGTGTCGTCATCTCAAATCCCAAAGCACACAGGCTGA